Below is a window of Leifsonia sp. NPDC080035 DNA.
CGCGCGGACGACGTCGTAGGTGGTGGACCGGTCGTCGACCGTCGCGGTGACGTCGAGGAAGGTGAGCTCGTCCGCGCCCTGCTCGAAGTAGCGCCTGGCCAGCTCGACCGGGTCGCCCTGATCGCGCAGGTTCTGGAAGTTGACCCCCTTGACGACGCGGCCGGCGGCCACGTCCAGACAGGGGATGACCCGCACCGCGACGCTCATCAGATGCGCGCCGCGTGGATCGATGTGACCAGGATGGCGCGGGCGCCCAGCTCGTAGAGCGCATCCATGATGTGGTTCGTCTGATCGCGCTTGATCATCACGCGGACCGCGACCCAGTCCGGCTCGCCGAGTGGCGACACCGTCGGCGACTCGACGCCGGGCGTGAGGGCGACCGCCCTCTCGAGCAGGGCGACGGGGAGGTTGTAGTCGATCAGCACGTACTGCCGGGCGACCATGACGCCCTGCAGGCGCCGCAGCAGCGTGTCGACGCCCGCCGCGGGCGAGGTCGAGGAGATGAGGACCGCCTCGGACTCCAGGATGACGGGGCCGAAGATCTCCAGGCCCTGCTTGCGCAGCGTGGAGCCGGTCTCGACGACGTCGGCCACCGCGTCCGCGACGCCGAGGCGCACGGCGGACTCGACGGCGCCGTCCAGCTTGATCAGCGTGGAGTCGACGCCGTTGTCGGCGAGGAACTGGCCGACGAGGCCCGGGTAGCTGGTGGCGACGCGGGTGCCCTGCAGATCGGCGAGCTCGGTGAAGGAGCCGGCGGGACCGGCGAACCGGAAGGTGGAGGCGGCGAAGTCCAGCGCGGCGATCTCCGTCGCCGAGGAACCGGAGTCGAGCAGCAGGTCGCGTCCGGTGATGCCGACGTCGAGCGCACCGGAGCCGACGTAGGTGGCGATGTCGCGCGGGCGCAGGTAGAAGAATTCGACGCCGTTGCGGGCGTCGGTGACGATCAGCTCCTTGGGGTCGCGGCGGCCGACGTAGCCGGCCTCGTGGAGCATCTGCGCCGCGGTCTCGGAGAGGGAACCCTTGTTGGGGACGGCGATCTTCAGCATGGTGATCAGTGAGCTTTCGTGACGTGGACGGATACTGTGTCGAGGAGTTCGGTCGTCACAGATGTCGGTACACGTCGGCCGGGCTGAGGCCCTTGGCGAGCATGAGCACCTGCAGGTGGTACAGCAGCTGGGAGATCTCCTCGGCGCAGGCCGTGTCGGTCTCGTACTCGGCGGCCATCCAGACCTCGGCGGCCTCCTCCACGATCTTCTTTCCGATGGCGTGCACTCCCGCGTCCAGCTCGCGCACCGTCCCGGAACCCTCCGGTCGGGTGGCGGCCTTCTCGCTGAGCTCGGCGAAGAGGTCGTCGAAGGTTTTCACCGTTACAGCGTACTAGTGATCGCGAGGACGCCTGCGCCCCTGGCACCGCACTGCGGGCCGAGCGCGACTGCGGCTCTGCGGAACGTGTGCGGCTGCGCGCGCCGACGCGGTCGTTCCATACGGGCGCAGTCGTTCTCCGTCAGCGCTGTCCCGGCCCGTAACCGCCCATGGTTCGTCACGAATGCGTGTCGTTCGTGACGAATCCCGCGCATTCGTGACGAGGGGCGGCGCCTCGAGGCCGACCGGGACAGTTCGTGCGGCGCCTCAGTGGATGTGCGCGGCGGCGGTGTCGCGGAGCAGCGCGATCTGCGCGGCGGGGTCGCCGCGGAACACCGACGAGCCGGCGACGAACGTGTCCGCGCCGCTCTCCGCGGCGGTGACGATGGTCTCCTCGGTGATGCCGCCGTCCACCTGGAGCCAGGTCTCGAGCCCGCGCGCCTCGACGGCCTCGCGCAGCGCGCGCAGCTTCGGCATCGTCTCCGGCATGAACGACTGGCCGCCGAATCCCGGCTCCACCGTCATCACGAGCACCTGGTCGAACTCGGGCAGCAGCTCCAGGTAGTCGTCGACCGGCGTCCCCGGCTTCAGCGCGATGCCGGCGCGGGCGCCGATGGCGCGCAGCCGGCGGGCCAGCGCGACCGGGTCGCCGGCCGCCTCCGCGTGGAACGTGACGGAGTACGCACCCAGCTCGGCGTATCCCGGGGCCCAGCGGTGGGGGTCGTCTATCATCAGGTGCACGTCGAGCGGGATGGCGCTCACGTCCTGGATGCGGCCCACCATCTGCGGCCCGAACGTCAGGTTCGGTACGAAGTGGTTGTCCATGACGTCCACGTGGACGAGGTCGGCGGTGGCGATCCGGCCGAGGTCGCGCTCCATGTTGACGAAGTCGGCGGCCAGGATGCTGGGGTTGATGCGCGCTGCCATGCCTCCAGCCTATTCGGCCGCGCCCGGGCGCCACGCCCAGCCATCCGTTCCGGAGTTGTGCACGCGACACGCCGCGCTGACCCGTGAAGAACTCTGGAACGGATGGCGAGGAACGGGAGCGGTGTGCGGATCAGCCGGCGCGCTTGGTGAGGAGCGCGATGAACATCGCGTCGGTCAGGTGCCGGTGCGGCCAGAGCTGCACCTGCTCGCCGTCCCCGGCGAGGTCGAGACGCTCCTCGGCGAAGCCCTGGACGACCGCCGCGGTCGGCACCGCCTCCAGCACGCCGGCATGCCGGTCGATGGCGGCCGCCACCACGGCGCGCGTCTCGGCGATGTGCGGGGAGCAGGTGACGTAGGCCAGCAGCCCGCCCGGCTTCAGCGCGGCGACCGCGGAGTCGAGCAGCCGGGCCTGCAGCGCGGTCAGCTCGGACACGTCGCGCGGCGACTTGCGCCAGCGCGCCTCCGGGCGCCGGCGCAGGGCGCCGAGGCCGGTGCACGGGGCATCCAGCAGGATGCGGTCGAACGCCTCCCGCTCGCTCTCGCCCACCTCGATGCCGTCGCGCTCCCACACCGGGACGTCGAGCGGCACGGCCGCGAGGGCGCGCCGCACCAGGTCGGCGCGGGCGGGGACCACCTCGTTGGCGACGAGCGTCGCGCCGCCCGCCAGCGCCTCCGCCGCGAGCAGGGCGGCCTTGCCGCCGGGACCGGCGCAGAGGTCGAGCCAGCGCTCGCCCGGCTCGACCGGGCGGGCGCGGGTGAGGGCGAGCGCCGCGAGCTGCGAGCCCTCGTCCTGCACCCGGATACGGCCGTCGGAGTCCTCGACGAGGCCCTGCGGGTCGCCGCCCCCGGTGGTGAAGCCGGCAGGCGAGAACCGGTCGGCGCGGGAGCCCTCCGGCGCCTCGGCGAGCCCGGGCAGCGCGATCAGGTTCACGCGCGGCGCGGTGTTGTCCGCCTCCAGCAGCGCCTCCAGCTCGTCGCCGCGGCCCTCGGCGTCCAGGGACCGGCGCAGCGCACGCACGATCCAGGTGGGGTGCGACGTCAGCGCAGAGAGCCGGTCGTCCTCGTTCCTGGCGTCGCCGACGACGCGCTGCCGCCACTCCTCCGGTGTGTGCCTGCCGATCTCGCGCAGCACGCCGTTGGCGAACCCGGTCGCCGAGCGACTGCCGACCATCCGCGCGAGCCCGACCGACTCGTTGACCGCCGCGTGCGGCGCGACGCGGGTGGAGAGCAGCTGGTGCGCGCCGAGCCGCAGCACGTCGAGGATGGGCGGGTCGATGCGGTCGACGGGGCGGCCGGCCGCGCGCGCGATCACGCGGTCGTAGTAGCCCTGCATCCGCAGCGTCCCGTAGGTGAGCTCGGTGGCGAGCGCGGCGTCGGCGGCGTTCAGCCCGGCGCGCGCGATGCGGCCGGGCAGCAGCAGGTTGGCGTAGGCGTCCGACTCCCTGACCGCGGTGAGCACGTCGAGGGCGACCCGCCGCGCGGGCTGGACACGGCTCCGGTCGTTCACGAGAGCACCGCCTGTCCCCCGGCGCCGCGCCACCAGTCGGCGGCGGCCATCGGCTTCTTGCCCGCGGGCTGGACGGTGACGAGCTCGAGCGGGCGGCTGCCGGTGCCGACCAGGATGCGCGTCCCGTCCGCCGCCACGACGCCGGCGGGGAGGGGGTCGGCGGCGCTCGGCCGCGCGGCGTGGATCTTGAACCGCTCGGCGCCGAGCGACGCCCAGGCTCCGGGCTCCGGTGTGACGCCGCGGAACCGGGCGTAGACCTCGTCCACCGGCCGGCCGAGATCCAGGTGCGCGTCGTCGATGCCGAGCTTCGGCGCGAGCGTCGGCTCGCCGGTCTGCGGGGTGGCGACCGCCGTGCCGTCGCCGAGTGCGGCGACGGTGTCGGCGAGGAGGGCCGCTCCGGAGACCGCGAGCGCGTCCAGCAGCTCCCCGGCGGTCTCGTCCGGGCCGATCGGGCGGCGCAGCTCGGAGAACACAGCGCCGGCGTCGAGCTCCGGAACGAGCTGGAACACGGCGGCGCCGGTCTCGGTGTCGCCGGCGATGAGCGCCCGCTGCACGGGCGCGGCGCCGCGCCAGCGCGGCAGCAACGAGAAGTGCAGGTTGACCCAGCCGAGCCGCGGCGTCGACAGCAGCGGCTCGCGGACCAGGCCGCCGTAGGCGACGATCACGCCGAGGTCGGGCTCGAGGGCCTGCACCTCCTCGGTGACCTCCTCGCGCAGCCGGTTCGCCTTGATGACGGGAAGGCCGAGTCCGGTGGCGGCGACAGCGACCGGCGACGGCGTGAGCACCCGCTTGCGGCCGAGCGGCGCATCCTCGCGCGTGATCGCCGCGGCGATCTCGAAGCGTTCGGCGAGGCTGCGGAGGGCGGGGACGGCGACCGCGGGGGTGCCGGCGAAGACGAGGCGCATGCGAAGGTTCTTCCGGTTCAGTTCGGCAATCGAGTCTACGCGTCCCCGGGGCGCGCCCGCCCCAGTTCGGACCGAATGCCCCCTCCCGGAACGAATGACCCCGCTCGAAGAGGGTCGTGACGCACCGAACAGGCAGTCGCGGGGCTACAGGATCTCGGGGTCGTCGAAACGCACGCGCAGGCTCGGCGCGGGGCGGTACCGGCCCCCGCCTGCGGGCGCCTTGCGGCGCTTGGTCGCGTTGCGTACGACCGCGGCGCGCACGGCCGCCGCGACCTCGGCGCCGCGCGCGTAGTCGAAGCGCAGGATGGCGCGCACGGTGTGCTCGTCGACGGGTGCCGGCCCGAGCACGTCGACCAGCAGCTCCGGGTCCACGGCGTCCACGACCGTGCGCACCGTCTCCTCTGCGCCGGCGATGGATGCCAGGCGCACCGCGGGCGGGAAGCGCAGCTCCCTGCGGTCCACCAGTTCGGCGCGGGCGAAGTCCACGAACCTGCCCGTGGCGAAGTCGCGGGCGAGGTCGCCTCCGACGCCGACGAGCACGGTGGGCGCTCCCGGCGCCGCGAGCACCGCCGCGCTCGACCACCAGCGGAGGCAGTCCTCGGCGACGTGCAGCGTCTCGCGTGCGAGCATCCGCTCGCCGTCGAGGAGCAGCACGGCCTGGTAGCCGCCCTCGGCGATCGGCTCCGCGCCGCGCGTTGCGACGACGAGGGCGGGCGCGGGCCCGACGCGGAGCACGGGATGCTCGCCGTCCGCCAGCACGACCCGGGTGCCCGGGAACGCTCGGCCGAGCTCCTCCGCCGTGCGGCCCGAGCCGACCGTCACCATCCGGAACGCGCGGTGCTCGCAGCGGTCGCACTGCCAGTCCGTGGCGAGCGCCCCGCACCACGCGCACGAGGGCGTCGCCCCGGCCCGCTTCTGCTCCAGCGGGCCCGTGCAGCGCGTGCAGCGGGCCGCCTGCCCGCACTTCGCGCAGGCGAGCACCGGGACGTAGCCCGGGCGTGCGACCTGAACGAGAACGGGGCCCTTCGGCCGTCCGCCCTCGCCGCTCAATGCCTCCCTGGCCGCCCGCCACGCACCGGAGGGGATGCGCGCGGCGCGTGCCGCGGGCTCCGCCGCCTGCTGGTTCGCCGTCAGCACCACCTTCGGCAGCGTCACCCGCTCGGGACCGGCATCCCGCAGCCACCCGATCTCGACCAGCCGCTGCGCCTCCACGCTGCGCACCAGGCCGCTCACGACGAGCGCGCAGCCCTCCAGCTCCTGCCGCACCAGCGCGGCGTCACGCGTGTGCACGTACGGCGCGAGCGGCTCGGCGTGCAGCGGATCGCTGTCCTCCCAGACGGCGATCATGCCGAGTCGCTCGGCGGGCGCGTACACGACCGACCGGTTGCCGATCAGGATGCGCGGGCCGGCGAGCGCCTCCAGGAAGCCGCGGTAGCGCTCCGCGTTCGCCTGCGAGGCGTCGGTGCGGACGAGCGCCCGTGCCGGCGCGATCGCCGCCAGCGCGGCCGCCAGCTGGTCCAGGTCGCGGTGGTCGGGGACCGCGACGATCGCGGAGCGGCCTCCGCTCCAGCAGGAGGCCGCGAGGGCGGCAAGGGTCACGGCCCACTCGCCCACCCAGGTGCCGTCGGGAAGTCGGCTGAGCCGCGGGATCGGGCGCAAGGCGAGCCGCTCGCCGCGCGCGACCGCCGCCTCCAGCACGCCGTCGCCGTACCCGCGCACCCCGACGGATGGCGCCTGCGGGGGCGGATTGCGCTCCTCCTCCGGCTGGGCCAGCCACGCCTTCTCGGCGCGCACCATCCGCCCCGGCACCGCGAGCCGCAGGATGTCGCTCGCCGTTCCCGCGCTGCGGTCGGCGAGCCGCCTGGCCAGCCGCCAGACGCCGGGCGTCAGCACCGGCACCGGCGACACGACCGCCTCGATCGGGCTCAGCGCTCCGCGGAAGCCCTCGCCGCCCTCCGGCTCGTCCGCATCCGCCACCTCGACGAGGTAGCCGTCGGCCACCCGGCCCGCGGAGCGCAGCGGGACACGCACCCGCACCCCGGGCACCGCATCCGCCGCCAGCTCCTCCGGGATCGCGTAGTCGAAGAAGTGGTCGAGCTGCGGCAGCGGCGAGTCGAGGACGACGCGGCCGATCCGGCCGGCCGCCGGCACCGCTACAGCCCCGCGGCCGACCGCAGGTCGTCCACGCGGTCGAGCCGCTCCCAGGTGAACTCGGGGAGCTCGCGGCCGAAGTGGCCGTACGTCGCCGTGCGGGCGTAGATCGGGCGCAGCAGGTCGAGGTCGCGGGTGATCGCGGCGGGACGCAGGTCGAAGACGTCGCGGATGGCGCGGATGATCAGCTCGTCCGGCACCTTCCCGGTCCCGAAGGTCTCCACGTACAGGCCCACCGGAGCCGCCTTGCCGATCGCGTACGCGATCTGCACCTCGAGGCGGTCCGCAAGGCCGGCGGCCACCGCGTTCTTGGCCACCCAGCGCATGGCGTACGCGGCCGAGCGGTCGACCTTCGAGGGGTCCTTGCCCGAGAACGCGCCGCCGCCGTGCCGGCTGGCGCCGCCGTAGGTGTCGACGATGATCTTGCGGCCGGTGAGTCCCGCGTCGCCCTTCGGGCCGCCGATCTCGAAGCGCCCTGTCGGGTTGATGAGCGTGCGGATGCGCGCGGTCTCCAGTCCCGCGGCGTGCATCACCGGGGCGATGACCTCCTCCACGACCTCCGCCTGCAACTGCTCGGTGGAGACGTGCGGCGCGTGCTGGGTGGAGAGCACGACCGTCTCGACCGTCTTCGGGGTGTAGCCCTCATAGCCGATCGTGACCTGGGTCTTGCCGTCCGGACGCAGGTAGTCGAGGGTTCCGTCCTTGCGCACCTCGGCCAGGCGCTCGGCCAGGCGGTGCGCCAGCCAGATCGGCAGCGGCATGTACTGCGGCGTCTCGGTGGTCGCGAACCCGAACATGATGCCCTGGTCGCCGGCGCCCTGCCGGTCCAGGTCGTCGATGCTCTGCTCGGCCCGGGTCTCCAGCGCGTTGTCGACGCCCTGCGCGATGTCCGGCGACTGCGCGCCGATCGAGACGGAGACGCCGCACTGGGTGCCGTCGAAGCTGACGTCGGAGGAGTCGTAGCCGATCTGGACGATCTTGTCGCGGACCAGCGCAGGGATCTCGACGTACCCGTTGGTGGTGACCTCGCCTGCGACGTGCACGAGCCCGGTGGTGACCAGCGTCTCCACGGCGACGCGGCTGTGCGGGTCGACCGCGAGCAGCGCATCCAGGATGCTGTCGGAGATCTGGTCGCAGATCTTGTCCGGGTGCCCCTCGGTGACCGATTCGGACGTGAAGAGGCGCAGATCTGCCATTGTTCTCCCTAGGTCGACGGGCGCTGTTCGCTGGGTCTCAGACGATGACGTCGAGAATACGATCCGCCACCGACAGCTTGCTGCCCGAGGCCTCCATCACTATATCTCCGCCCTTCCGGAGCACGACGACTTCGTTGCTCTCGGTTGCGAAGCCCTGCTCCCAGCCCACCTGGTTGATGACGAGGAAGTCGCTGCCCTTCGCGGCGAGCTTCGAACGTCCCAGTTCGATGAGAGCGGAGGGCTCTGGCTCGGTCTCCGCGGCGAAGCCGACGAGCACCTGCCCGTCGCGCTTGCCGGCGGCGAGGCCGGCGAGGATGTCGGGGTTGGCGACGAGCTCGAGCGTGAGCGTCTGCCCCGCCTCCGACTTCTTGATCTTGCTCTCGCGCAGCTCGGCCGGGCGGTAGTCGGCGACGGCCGCGGTCATGACGACGACGTCCGCGGCGCGGGCGGCCTCCGTGACCGCCTCCTGCAGTTCGAGCGCGGTCTGCACCTCGATGAGCTCGACGCCCTCCGGCGGCTCCACCTCGAGGTGGGCGGCGATGAGGACGACCTCGGCGCCGCGGGCCTGCGCGGCGCTCGCGATGGCGACGCCCTGGCGGCCGCTCGACCGGTTGCCGAGGAAGCGCACCGGGTCCAGCGGCTCGCGGGTTCCGCCGGCGGTGACGACGACGCGCTTTCCGCTCAGGTCGACACCGCCGCGCGGGCGGCGCGCCGCGTCGTTCGCGCGCCGGCGCTCGGAGAGCACGACCACGTCGGCCGGCTCCGGGGCGGCGGAGACCACCAGCCGCGGGGAGACGCCCGCCGCGCGCAGGGCGGCGCGGACGATGACCTCCGGCTCCTCCATCCGGCCGGGACCGGAGTCGGCGCCGGTGAGCTGGCCGGAGGCGGGACCGACGACCGTCACGCCGCGGCTGCGCAGCGTCGCGACGTTGGCGACCGTCGCCGGGTTGCGCCACATCTCCGTGTGCATGGCGGGCGCGACGACGAGCGGGGCGGTGGAGGCGAGCACCGTGTTGCCCAGCAGGTCGTCGGCGATGCCGGCGGCCAGCTTGGCGAGCGTGTTGGCGGTCGCCGGGGCGATCACGATCAGGTCGGCGGACTGGCCGATCGCCACGTGCCGCACCTCGGCGACGCCCTCGTACAGGTCGGTGGCGACCGGGTTCCTGCTGATCGCCTCCAGCGTCGGCCGGCCCACGAACCGCAGCGCGGCCTCCGTCGCGACGACGTGGACGGAGTGGCCCTCGAGCACGAGTGCCCTGATCACTCCGACGGCCTTGTACGCGGCGATGCCGCCGGTCACTCCGACGACAACGGTCAATCGTGCGCTCACGGCGGCATCTCCTCATCGGCCAGGCCACGCCTGGCGGGGTCGTACCTGTTTACTCGGCGGCGATCGGCTTCAGGACCAGCTTGTCCTCGTTGATCTCGTGCAGGGCGACGGAGAGCGGCTTGTCGTCGACGGACGAGTCGACCAGCGGGCCGACGTTGTCGAACAGGCTGCCCTCGTGCAGGTCCGCGTAGTAGTCGTTGATCTGACGCGCGCGCTTGGAGGCGAAGATCACGAGCGCGTACTTGGACTCAACGCGCGCGAGAAGGTCGTCGATGGGCGGATCGATGATGCCGTTGTTGCTGGTTGCCATGCGGAAGTTCTCCTTGGTCGGCGGACGGATGGCGCCGGATCCGGCGCGAGAGGTCTGGGACGAGGTGCGGGCTACGGACGCGACGGCGCCGCGCGCACCTTCATCAAGTCTACGACCTCCCGCGCGGCGTCTGCGACGGTGTGGTTCACCACGCGGTAGTCGAACTCGTCCTGGGCGGCCAGTTCGACCTTCGCGGTCTCGAGCCTGCGCTGCTGTTCCGCGGCGTCCTCCGTGCCCCGGCCGATGAGCCGGCGCACCAGCTCCTCCCACGTCGGCGGCAGCAGGAAGATGAGCCTGGCCTCCGGCATGCTGGCCCGCACCTGGCGGGCGCCCTGCAGGTCGATCTCCAGCAGAACGCTGCGCCCCTCGTCGAGCGCGGCCTCGATCGGCTTGCGCGGCGTCCCATAACGGTACGCGTTGTGGACGGTGGCGTACTCGAGCAGCTCGCCCTCGGCGATCATCCTGTCGAACTTGGCGTCGTCGACGAAGTAGTAGTTGACGCCGTCCACCTCGCCGGGACGCGGCGCGCGCGTCGTCGCGGACACCGAGAGCAGCACGTCCGGGTAGTTCTCGCGGATGTAGGTGGAGACGGTGCCCTTGCCGACCGCGGTGGGACCGGCGAGCACGACCAGCTGGTTGCGCTGGCGTCCGGCCTTGTTCTCGCGCTCGATGAGGTAGTCGCGCAGCCGCAGCCGCTGGTGCCTGCCGAGGCCGCCGAGGCGCTTGGCGGGCGAGATCGCCAGTCGTTGCAGCGCCTCCTGCATCTTCGTGGTGCCGATCGCGGGCACGCTGAGCAGGAACTCCGTGACCCGGAGCCTGCCCTCGACGCCGTCCGGCTCCGACGTCGCGCGGTCGAGCACGGTCAGCGGGGACAGCTCACGTGCGGCGATCGCATTCTTGACGGCGGCGCGCGCCCGGCGCGCGGCGACGGCGGCCTGGGACGCGGCCCTCCTGTCCACCTGCGGCGGCGCCGGACGCCGCGAGACGCTGGGCTCAGGCATGGCGTGCACGCACCTCCTCGACGCGCGCCGCGACCGCGCGGGCGATCCCGTCGGGACCGGCGCCGAGCAGTCCGCGCGACTCGGAGACGATCACGCCGGGGGCGAGGGCACCGAACAGCCGGGGCGCATCCTCGACCTTCGCACCCTGGTGGCCGAATCCCGGCGCGAGCACGGGAGCCGCCGGCGTCGGCGCCGTCTCGGTGTCGATCCCGTAGTCGGCGAGATCGACGGTCGCCCCGAGGACGAGACCGACGGTGCCGAGAGCGTGCGGGGGCTGCTCCTGGTTGAACGAGTGCACGTCTTCGATGATCGCACGGGCAACGGTCATGCCCGCACGCGGACCGTCGGCGACGACCGCCTGTTGGATGGCCGCGGCTTCCGGGTTGGAGGTGGCGGCCAGCACGAACAGTCCCTTGCCTGCGCTCTCGGCGAGCCGCATCGGCTCCGCGATCGAGCCGACGCCCTGGAAGGCGGCGACGGTCATGGCGTCGGCCTCCAGCGGCGAGCCCGGGGTGAGCCAGGACTCCGCGTACGCGGTCACGCTGGTGCCGATGTCGCCGCGCTTCGCGTCGGCGATCACGAGCAGCCCCGCGGCGCGCGCTGCGGCGATGACCTCCTCGAGCGCCGCATATCCCGCCGCGCCGAAGCGTTCGAAGAACGCGACCTGCGGCTTGACGATCCCGGCCCGGCCCGCCGCCGCATCGACGACGCGCAGACCGAACTCGCGCACGCCCGCGGCCGAGGCCGGCAGGCCCCAGTCCGCGAGCAGGTGCGCGTGCGGGTCGATCCCGACGCACAGCCGGCCGCGCTCGGCGAAGACCTCGGCGAGTCGATCGCCGAACGCGGCACCGGCCTGGCTCATGCGCGCGCGGCCCGCTGGACGGCGTACTCCTGCAGCGACGTCACCTCGAAGCCCTGGCGCACCGCGTCCAGCGACGCGACGGCGGCGCTCAGCTCCGCGATGGTCGTGAACAGCGGCTTGTCGCCGGCGACGGCCGCTGCGCGGATCTCGTACCCGTCGGCGCGCGTCGTGCCGCCGCTCGGGGTGTTGATCACCACATCCACCTCGTTGCGCGTGATCAGGTCGACGATCGAGTCGCCCTCGACCGTCTCGCTGTACTTGCGCACGACGCCGGCGGGGATGCCGTTGCGGTTCAGCACCTCCGCCGTGCCCTCGGTCGCGATGATGTCGTAGCCGAGCTGACGCAGCCGCAGCACCGGGAGCACGATGGCGCGCTTGTCGCGGTCGGAGACCGAGACGAACACGGTGCCGGACAGCGGCATCCCGCCGTAGGCGGCGGCCTGGCTCTTCGCGAACGCGGTCGGGAAGTCCTTGTCGATGCCCAT
It encodes the following:
- the pyrF gene encoding orotidine-5'-phosphate decarboxylase: MSQAGAAFGDRLAEVFAERGRLCVGIDPHAHLLADWGLPASAAGVREFGLRVVDAAAGRAGIVKPQVAFFERFGAAGYAALEEVIAAARAAGLLVIADAKRGDIGTSVTAYAESWLTPGSPLEADAMTVAAFQGVGSIAEPMRLAESAGKGLFVLAATSNPEAAAIQQAVVADGPRAGMTVARAIIEDVHSFNQEQPPHALGTVGLVLGATVDLADYGIDTETAPTPAAPVLAPGFGHQGAKVEDAPRLFGALAPGVIVSESRGLLGAGPDGIARAVAARVEEVRARHA